The Zerene cesonia ecotype Mississippi chromosome 19, Zerene_cesonia_1.1, whole genome shotgun sequence genome has a window encoding:
- the LOC119834279 gene encoding histidine-rich glycoprotein-like, producing the protein MKSLVLVGLLALVAAVSARDIQKRSADLEGEHGHGHEEHGHWHKGHDTKGHHGVEKHDEFKKDKHFHHHHGEKGHHEHYGGHHDEGGHKKGGHFHKGHKHGGHHEHHHGKKGHHEKGGHHHHHKGHHGEDGHHDHWHHHHDHDKKGGHEDHKHWGHKSGH; encoded by the exons ATGAAGAGCCTAGTATTAGTCGGGCTTCTGGCCCTGGTAGCCGCCGTGTCGGCCAGGGACATTCAGAAGAGATCTGCCGACCTGGAG GGAGAGCACGGTCACGGGCACGAAGAGCACGGCCACTGGCACAAGGGCCACGACACGAAGGGGCACCACGGCGTCGAGAAACACGACGAGTTCAAGAAGGACAAGCACTTCCACCACCACCACGGGGAGAAGGGACACCACGAGCACTATGGTGGTCACCACGATGAGGGCGGTCACAAAAAGGGCGGTCACTTCCACAAGGGGCACAAGCACGGAGGTCATCATGAGCACCATCACGGCAAGAAGGGTCACCATGAGAAGGGAGGGCATCACCACCACCACAAGGGACACCATGGTGAAGATGGCCACCATGATCATTGGCATCATCATCACGACCACGACAAGAAGGGAGGACACGAAGACCACAAGCACTGGGGTCACAAATCCGGCCACTAA
- the LOC119834252 gene encoding ATP-binding cassette sub-family G member 1, with product MTSGKKMESKGTQIHLPLISRGSRGEINDKVTFSQVKSPEQLNNGQVLGGSQVNLCNGGAGPMALVPKIPNGSACQKKPMASLTHLPKRPPVDIEFSELSYSVSEGRKRGYKTLLKCINGTFRSSELTAIMGPSGAGKSTLMNILAGYKTSNVSGSILINGKERNLRRFRKLSCYIMQDDCLLPHLTVREAMTVSANLKLGKDMTVTAKKIVIDEILEMLSLGDASDTRTINLSGGQKKRLSIALELVNNPPVMFFDEPTSGLDSSACFQCISLLKSLARGGRTIICTIHQPSARLFETFDYLYTLAEGQCIYQGPVRELVPFLSTMGLHCPSYHNPADYVMEVATGEHGEWVHKLVVAVNKGHAERGQTTASSSSPNCLYNNLSKNNIQKEALEIVIDKPTCTVIDLSEPTATEKPPIPNTNNLAPVTCTTSLLDSNESFNKKPQKTGFPTSGWKQFWILLKRTFKSILRDPMLTHLRLVSHTVVGLLIGILYYDIGTDAAKVMSNAGCIFFTVMFTMFTAMMPTILTFPTEMSVFVREHLNYWYSLKAFYFAKTIADLPFQIVFSGVYVIIVYFMTSQPMQLDRVLMFTTVNILTALVAQSLGLLIGAAMKIETGVYLGPVTTIPVVLFSGFFVNFNAIPEYLHWLTYISYIRYGFEGAMLSVYGYGREKLNCSVAYCHFRTPSLFLKEMSMDHANFWIDVGALSAFFVFIRVISYLVLRFKLKMMQ from the exons AGGCTCCCAAGTAAATCTATGCAATGGCGGCGCTGGCCCCATGGCGCTCGTGCCCAAGATCCCCAATGGGTCAGCATGTCAGAAGAAGCCCATGGCGTCCCTCACACATCTGCCGAAGCGGCCCCCAGTCGACATAGAGTTTTCTGAACTATCGTACTCTGTCAGCGAAGGTAGAAAGAGAGGATACAAGACGCTACTCAAATGTATCAATGGAACGTTCAGATCCAGCGAGCTAACAGCTATCATGGGCCCATCTGGCGCTGGCAAGAGTACACTCATGAATATTCTGGCTGGATATAA AACATCAAACGTAAGCGGTTCAATCCTAATCAACGGCAAGGAGAGAAACCTACGACGCTTCAGGAAGCTCTCCTGCTACATTATGCAAGACGACTGCTTACTTCCCCACCTGACCGTCAGAGAAGCAATGACCGTATCCGCGAACCTCAAACTAGGCAAAGACATGACCGTGACCGCTAAGAAGATTGTGATAGACGAGATCCTCGAAATGCTTAGCTTGGGAGACGCTAGCGATACCAGAACTATCAATCTCTCTGGTGGGCAAAAGAAACGGCTGTCTATAGCCCTGGAACTGGTGAACAACCCCCCAGTGATGTTCTTTGACGAACCTACATCTGGGTTGGACAGTTCCGCGTGTTTCCAATGTATTTCTTTACTGAAATCGTTGGCTAGAGGCGGTAGGACAATCATATGCACGATCCACCAGCCATCTGCGAGGTTGTTTGAAACGTTCGATTACTTGTATACATTGGCGGAGGGACAGTGTATTTACCAAGGCCCAGTGAGGGAGTTGGTACCGTTCTTGTCAACTATGGGCTTACATTGTCCCAGTTACCACAATCCTGCTGATTACG TGATGGAAGTAGCCACAGGCGAGCACGGAGAGTGGGTCCACAAACTGGTGGTGGCCGTGAACAAGGGTCACGCGGAGCGGGGGCAGACCACGGCATCGTCGTCTTCTCCCAACTGCTTGTATAATAACCTGTCCAAGAACAATATACAGAAGGAGGCTCTTGAAATTGTAATTG ACAAACCGACGTGCACGGTGATAGACCTGTCCGAACCAACCGCCACAGAGAAGCCCCCAATCCCGAACACCAACAACCTGGCCCCGGTCACGTGCACCACATCCCTCCTCGACTCCAACGAGAGTTTCAACAAGAAACCACAAAAGACCGGCTTCCCAACATCCGGGTGGAAGCAATTCTGGATCCTATTGAAACGGACGTTCAAGAGCATCCTGCGAGATCCGATGCTGACGCATTTGAGGCTAGTTTCGCATACCGTTGTGGGGCTGCTCATTGGTATACTGTATTACGACATTGGCACGGACGCCGCGAAGGTTATGAGCAACGCCGGGTGTATTTTCTTCACTGTTATGTTCACTATGTTCACAGCTATGATGCCTACTATTCTAACAT TCCCAACCGAGATGAGCGTGTTTGTGAGAGAGCATTTGAACTACTGGTATTCGTTAAAAGCCTTCTACTTCGCAAAGACTATAGCAGACTTGCCCTTCCAg ATCGTGTTCAGCGGCGTGTACGTGATAATAGTGTACTTCATGACGAGCCAGCCGATGCAGCTGGACCGCGTGCTGATGTTCACCACCGTCAACATCCTCACCGCGCTGGTGGCGCAGTCCCTGGGCCTGCTCATCGGCGCCGCCATGAAGATCGAGACCGGGGTCTACTTGGGGCCGGTGACCACCATCCCGGTGGTGCTGTTCTCTGGCTTCTTCGTCAACTTCAACGCGATCCCGGAGTACTTGCACTGGCTGACGTACATCAGCTACATCAGGTACGGCTTCGAAGGCGCCATGCTGTCGGTGTACGGGTACGGTAGGGAGAAGCTGAACTGCTCGGTCGCGTACTGCCACTTCCGGACGCCCAGCCTCTTCCTCAAGGAGATGAGCATGGACCACGCGAACTTCTGGATAGACGTCGGCGCGCTGAGCGCgttctttgtatttattagagTAATCTCCTACTTAGTGCTAAGGTTCAAGTTGAAAATGATGCAGTAG